From a single Arachis hypogaea cultivar Tifrunner chromosome 3, arahy.Tifrunner.gnm2.J5K5, whole genome shotgun sequence genomic region:
- the LOC112733931 gene encoding benzaldehyde dehydrogenase, mitochondrial yields the protein MASSSTRISRLLSRSSASLFSRGGKGYLGTGFSRYSTATALEEEPIKPAVQVEHTQLLIGGKFVDALSGKTFPTLDPRTGEVIAHVAEGHSEDVDRAVAAARKAFDQGPWPKMTAYERQRILLRAADLLEKHNDELAALETWDNGKPYEQSAQIEIPMLVRLFRYYAGWADKIHGMTVPADGQYHVQTLHEPIGVAGQIIPWNFPLLMFAWKVGPALACGNTIVLKTAEQTPLSALYAAKLFHEAGLPEGVLNVVSGFGPTAGAALASHMDVDKLAFTGSTDTGKVVLELAARSNLKPVTLELGGKSPFIVCEDADVDQAVELAHFALFFNQGQCCCAGSRTYVHEHVYDEFVEKAKARALKRIVGDPFKSGIEQGPQIDSEQFEKILKYIRSGVQSGATLETGGDRLGSKGFYVQPTVFSNVEDGMLIAKEEIFGPVQSILKFKDLDEVIERANNTRYGLAAGVFTKNIDTANTLTRALRVGTVWVNCFDTFDAAIPFGGYKMSGQGREKGEYSLKNYLQVKAVVTPLKNPAWL from the exons atggcttcttcttcaaccaGGATCTCCAGGCTTCTCTCTCGCTCCTCCGCCTCTCTCTTTTCGCGAG GTGGGAAGGGTTACCTTGGTACAGGATTCAGCAGATATAGCACTGCCactgcccttgaagaagaaccaaTTAAACCAGCAGTGCAAGTAGAACACACCCAACTCCTGATTGGTGGGAAATTCGTTGATGCTCTTTCTG GTAAAACTTTTCCAACCTTGGATCCAAGAACAGGGGAAGTGATTGCTCATGTTGCTGAGGGTCACTCTGAAGATGTTGATAGAGCAGTTGCAGCCGCAAGAAAGGCATTTGATCAAGGTCCATGGCCTAAGATGACAGCCTAT GAAAGGCAAAGGATATTGTTGCGAGCCGCCGATCTGCTTGAGAAGCACAATGATGAGCTTGCAGCACTTGAGACCTGGGATAATGGGAAGCCATATGAACAATCTGCTCAGATTGAAATCCCAATGCTTGTTCGCCTTTTCCGGTACTATGCCG GTTGGGCAGATAAGATCCATGGTATGACAGTTCCGGCTGATGGGCAATATCATGTGCAAACATTGCACGAACCGATCGGTGTTGCTGGTCAGATCATTCCCTGGAATTTCCCTCTCCTCATGTTTGCTTGGAAGGTTGGACCGGCATTGGCCTGTGGCAATACAATTGTTCTGAAAACCGCTGAGCAGACACCATTGTCTGCTTTGTACGCAGCAAAACTATTTCATGAG GCTGGACTTCCTGAAGGTGTTTTGAATGTGGTATCAGGCTTTGGTCCCACTGCCGGCGCTGCTCTTGCAAGTCACATGGATGTGGATAAG CTTGCCTTTACTGGTTCTACTGATACCGGGAAAGTTGTCCTTGAGCTAGCGGCTAGAAGCAATCTTAAGCCAGTAACTTTGGAGCTTGGTGGAAAATCTCCTTTTATTGTATGTGAGGATGCCGATGTAGATCAGGCGGTTGAGCTAGCACACTTTGCCTTATTCTTTAATCag GGACAATGTTGCTGTGCTGGGTCTAGGACATATGTACATGAGCATGTATATGACGAGTTTGTAGAGAAAGCAAAGGCTCGTGCTTTGAAACGTATTGTTGGTGATCCATTCAAGAGTGGAATAGAGCAAGGTCCGCAG ATTGATTCTGAACAATTTGAGAAGATACTGAAGTATATCAGATCCGGCGTTCAAAGTGGAGCTACACTAGAAACCGGAGGAGATAGACTTGGCAGCAAGGGCTTCTATGTTCAGCCTACCGTCTTCTCAAATGTTGAG GATGGCATGCTGATTGCAAAGGAAGAAATATTTGGCCCGGTGCAATCCATACTAAAATTCAA GGACCTCGATGAGGTTATTGAAAGAGCGAACAACACGCGGTATGGACTGGCGGCAGGGGTGTTCACGAAGAACATAGACACGGCAAACACGCTGACGAGAGCGTTGAGAGTTGGAACAGTTTGGGTGAACTGCTTTGACACATTTGATGCAGCAATTCCATTTGGTGGTTACAAGATGAGTGGGCAGGGAAGGGAAAAGGGAGAGTACAGCCTCAagaattacttgcaagtcaaggCAGTTGTTACCCCTTTGAAGAACCCTGCATGGCTTTAG